Proteins found in one Oncorhynchus mykiss isolate Arlee chromosome 17, USDA_OmykA_1.1, whole genome shotgun sequence genomic segment:
- the LOC110493696 gene encoding myeloid-associated differentiation marker-like: protein MPVIVLEASDLTSPLSLVRMWALLSGCLTFSLVASLVPSELTSDTHQPSFRILCMFTWCLFFILTLLIHVVNIIQFHSLVPISWKNLTVTVAALATLMTLSATVTFPWAVMCHEGAWPRPIAASLASCLTFLAYATEAYLIRNQTQDQKGYMASVPGLLKVLQLWGGCEMIVLVVEQVRGALVKVGLAAVGWQLWVSGAWYALCLLMSLGTVMVVLGDCAGRCPLPFDRLLAGFSLTGVLLYVLATILCFTRVLELRKRDQDLTDRKTGPTLVVMEAVMASITLLAYTVDLAFSIKLLRDRSHA from the coding sequence ATGCCTGTAATTGTACTGGAGGCCAGTGATCTGACCAGCCCTCTGTCTCTGGTGCGCATGTGGGCTCTCCTGTCCGGTTGCCTTACCTTCAGCCTGGTAGCCTCCCTGGTTCCCTCGGAGCTGACCTCTGACACCCACCAGCCCTCCTTCAGGATCCTCTGCATGTTCACCTGGTGCCTCTTCTTCATCCTCACCCTCCTAATCCACGTGGTCAACATCATCCAGTTCCACAGCCTGGTCCCCATCTCCTGGAAGAACCTGACCGTGACCGTGGCGGCTCTCGCCACCCTCATGACCCTCAGCGCCACAGTCACCTTCCCCTGGGCGGTCATGTGTCATGAAGGTGCCTGGCCCCGTCCTATTGCCGCCTCCTTGGCGTCGTGTCTCACCTTCCTGGCCTATGCAACCGAGGCCTATCTCATCCGCAACCAGACCCAGGACCAGAAGGGCTACATGGCCAGCGTGCCCGGCCTGCTCAAGGTGCTCCAGCTCTGGGGAGGATGTGAGATGATCGTCCTGGTGGTGGAGCAGGTCCGTGGAGCTTTGGTAAAAGTAGGGTTGgcagctgtgggttggcagctaTGGGTGTCTGGGGCGTGGTATGCCCTCTGTCTCCTAATGTCCCTGGGTACAGTGATGGTGGTTCTAGGGGACTGTGCTGGGCGATGCCCCCTGCCCTTTGACCGCCTGCTGGCTGGCTTCAGTCTGACAGGGGTGCTTCTCTATGTGCTCGCCACCATACTGTGTTTTACCAGAGTCCTGGAGCTACGGAAACGCGACCAAGACCTCACAGACAGGAAAACTGGGCCCACCCTTGTTGTCATGGAAGCGGTGATGGCCAGCATTACTCTGCTAGCTTACACAGTGGACCTGGCCTTCTCTATCAAACTGCTGCGGGATAGGAGTCATGCCTGA